DNA from Elaeis guineensis isolate ETL-2024a chromosome 2, EG11, whole genome shotgun sequence:
aaaagcagTATTTTACCATAATTTGTCATTTATATTGATAACATTTAATTTGGAAAGCCTCTTTTATGATTTACCGAGTAATGTAGTTGCTTTGTAGATTTTATCTAAATGTTTTATTTATAAGTCTGGTATTTTCATCCTAGACATACAGGTTTAAGGAGAAGAGATGGGATTCTAGGAGGTTGCTTGGGTCAGGTGGAATGCCTTCATCACATTCAGCTACTGTGGCGGCTCTTGCTGTGGCTGTAGGTCTACAAGAAGGAACTGGCAGCTCTTCATTCGCTCTTGCTGTGATTTTGGCATCCATTGTATGTACTTTATAACTATGGTCGTTTCATTTTCTAGTGGAGAAGgtcgctattttttttttttccccttcctcatcctgttgAATATGTTTATAAATACTAAGGTACATCAATCATAACATTTATGTGGTAGTACTAAACTAgcttttgattaatttttgagcTTCGATCAAACATTTACATTCTTTGTACCATTGCATGTTTAATGAACCTGGAACTATGCAAAATGGGCTCTTATTTACATATTGAAATAAATGAATAAGTTTGGCAGTTAGTTTGTTCTCATGCTTGTGAATCTCTTGCTGTTTTTAGTTACATAATTAAGCTTTGCAAATGTGTACTGACACATATACACTTTGTTAATGGGAATAAATGAGCATGTCTGGTAGCACTCTATCCCCAGTTTAATGCCATATGATTTGCCTCCAAATATTGTCTTGAAAAggcttttccttttatttttttttggtgaggGTCAGCATGTGAGAAGCCTTCTGGATGAAACAAGTAGAAAAGTTGTGGGGAGATATCCATAGGAAACAAGCATACAATGCCATCCATAACAGTGTCACTAGAAGTTGCTATATGCTGCCTTTTCTGTCTTATGCCTTTTGGTGTGTTTTTGCTCAGTTTTGGACCCAAGGATTAAATCTAGTAGGGTGCCAGATCCTTACATATGttcaaaatctttcaatgagcttCTTTTGTGCTCTGAAAAGCTTCACCAGATTCTTATATATGTTCAAAGTTTTTCAATGAGCCTTTTTTATGCTCTGAAAAGCTTCAAAAGTGTTAAGCTAGATACAGTTGCAAAGCCAAAAACATGAGAATCATTGATGAAGGGGCTTAATGGCCTCCACTACATACTTCGTACTGACTATACCTTGATAACTGTTATTCAATATTCTCTCAGCCACATGTCCTAAAAGGATCACTCCATTTCCAGAGATGGATTATCTAAATAATGTGACTGTAGCCATAGACACTATCTTCCTGTTTAGATAGTTATTGATTGAAGATGACCATTCCCATTGAGATGGGTGTGTGCATGCACCATTCAACCTTCATCTCACATAAACCAGAGAAGGTGGCAACCAATGTAGTTACTTTAGGGATATTTTTTTTGTCATTTGTTAGGGTGTGCTTTAAATGGTGTTCAATGTTATTATATGAGATTTCGGAGGTTTGGACTAAGAGAATAGCCATATTTTCAAAAGTCTACattcttgtcttcttttctttctaaaaatctCGTCCATCCTcatctctttttttcctttgttaTTCTCTTGTTTCTCTCTTATGAACACTTATTATTGCATTAGCGCCTGATTGATATCAGatgaatatgaaattaaataAGCTCTTTAAAACTATAATTCAGCCCTCATTCTTGAGGGGGCATTGTCACCTGCAAACTTGTTTTGACTTCTTCTAGTCCTGAACTTATCCTTGATTTAGGTGTTCTTCTGCCACCAATTGAAACATCAATTTGATTGCAACAAAGGTTGGAAGAGGTTCTGGGAGAGGGATGTGGACTTGACCTTCTTGAATATAAAGTGCATAGCTTGGTAGCTCTTATTGCTGATTTTTGCATTTGACACCtctgcttatatgttcaatcccATACCTTAGTGTATCCTATATATATGCTAAGACATggaaaaattttgtataatgcATATAACATATAATTATAGAAGCCCCATTCAACTTATTGATCATCATGCAGCATAGTAGCTATATGCATGGATTTGAAAGAAGTCATTAACTAACTACTTGACTGCAACAGTATAAGCTCTTAAGTCTTAAGTAATATAGGgcagccccccccccccccctcttctgcccttgttcttcttcctctttctttttcatgcGAAGACAGCAACATATATGTGGAAGGCTTAATGAGCCATGATAACTACTAAGTCAAGATGATTACTGGGTTAACTAAATAGATAACCAACTTGGAGGAGATTTGACCCAAGATCTCCAGCAACCTTAGGTATACTGTCCAAATAACCACTTGATCCCGAAGGCTTAAGCTTTCGAGGTATGGGTCGACGATGTATATCAGGCATAAGGCTATCTTCAATCCTTCGCCCTAGCCTAAGTAGCCTGAATTTGAATATTATTGTGATAAAAAccttttaatattatttatttcatAGTGTCAAAGTTCAATTTAGTTTATTAGAAATGATATACAGATTAGATGAATCCCAGAAATATATTCTTGAGAATAGTCATTTTGTCTCATCATTCATAAACAAAAATTACTTGGAAGCATCCTCTCAGACCTAGGGTACATTCTTGGTAGAGAAGCTTAGGAATTTAATATCAAGCTCCATAACAATACAGAGAAGAGAATGAAAATTTTAGAGTTCTTGAATGTGGTGACTTCAGCAATTGTTTGATCTATATGCAGCGAAGCGCATAATGTtagaaatttatatattttactgacagacaataattttattttgatgtaaTTTTCAATGCTCTTTACTCAGTTGACCTTGCCATTTCTTGTTCTGTTTGTGACTACAATTTCTCCATAAGAACATTCCATTTATTACATTTGATCATCATAGTATACAGTTTGAAAGAAAGATGTTTGTCCTTGTGATTTTGCAATTTTTACTTATAAACACCTTTTTGCCTGTTGTTTCTGAAATTTCTGCAACAGAAAAAACAACCTAATATCTTTTCTTTGATTAGCTTTCAATCTCAATCATCTACATTTTCCTGCAGGTAATGTATGATGCATCTGGGATTAGATTGCATGCTGGCCGGCAAGCTGAGGTAAAATCTGAGAAGACAGAAAACTACTCTTAATAGGAACTAGCTCTAACACGTAGTCAATAACTCTCCAGTTGTTATGCATAATGTAAGGATGGTCATGGTATTTTGTACTTTTCTCAGCGTGAAGAAATATGTAAGGATTATTCCATGGTTCCATCTGATCTTTGCTGGGCCAATCTCAACTCGTACATGCACATGGAATGATGTGATGTGTTTATGTTACTCCTGATTCAAAATTTTAGTCAGCAATAATTCTTGATGATAAACAACATCTGCGGCACCGGTTTTTTTTGCATGATTACTTGAGTATTCACTACGGGGCATATAGGTTCGAAGAAATTGACTTGCAGGACTTGACAACTTTATGTTAAGTTATTAACCACAACACTTATTTGTAATGACTCAACTGACAGTTGTCAACAATGTTTCTTGAAAACAATTCTGGTTTTATTCAACCAATTAAGGTTCACCAATGTCACCAAAACAAGCTGTACTAGAAATTCCAGCATCAGTTCTAATAGTCTTAATGTTCAAACTGAATTGGTTTGTATTTCATTATAGTAAAAAAATTCATGTCTTTATATGAGCCTATGAGGTATGATGGTATATTGTAGATTGTAAACAATACCTGCAGGATCTTAGTTTGTGAAACCTGTATTGTGGGAAATGGTAGAAAATATCTAGCCTTCTCCAACATTTCTTAGAACCCCCTAACCATGATCATACAGAATCGAAGTCTGACTTAGGTAAATTGTCTCTAGAGGCTGGATTATGacaatctatttaaataaaaaggAAATTATAACTACTCTCAAGGACCTGCTGTGAGTAGTTTTGATTTGTTTTGATCAAAATTGGCTGAAATAACCAAACCTGGATTCCATCACTCGATTTGGGATCCAACCAGATATAAAATACCAGAAACTGCCTAGATTCATGTGCTTTAATATTAAATTTGGCCAAAGCCAAAGTGTTTCAGTTGAAAACCTGTGGTTCAGTGAGGGTGTCCACAAAGCCTTTAGACATAAGAAGCAGACTGAGATATTTGCAAACTGTAGTCTCTTTATCTCTTATCTGCTgtcttatattaaaaaaataaaatttgtacaTCTTATAAGGCATATTTTATAGTGTTGACTAGATGTCTCATTCAAAATGAAGCATAAATACATGAATTTATGGTAGTATGTATTTGGGAAGCATATTATAACATTTGTACATCTTATAAGGCATATTTTACAGTGTTGACTAGATGTCTCATTCAAAATGAAGCATAAATACATGACTTTATGATAGTATGTATTTGAGAagcatattataatatttttgttGCCCAGCTGGAACCAAACTTACCTTTTTTTACTCCAAGATTCATTTCATGTATAAAGTGAGCTTTTTAATTGCATTCCAGAAGTTTTATAAGGTAACAAATTTTAACAGTATAGCCACATGGTTGTATTAGGTGGTCTCCTCTTCTTGCATTATCTTTGCTACTAGCAATCTGCTGATAATTACTGAACTGGTGGATGCCCATCGCACTCTAGCCTCACATTCTTGAAAATCATTTGGTTTGAAACATATGAAAATAGATTGAAATGTCACGTCAAATAAATTCACATGTATGGTTTTTGTTCCAAGTTATAGTATTTCTTGTAATGTGCTTCATGGCATATTGATTTCATATGATGAATCGAGATATTAAGATAACATTCGGCATCAGTTTATTCCTGGATTGTCTAGTGGTATTGATATATGTTAGGTCATTGTTTCTATACAACATTTTATAGATCCataatctgatcatgttctgaaaTAATTGATGACTTGTaaagcaattttttttaaaaggaaaATTTATTCTAGTGATCTTTGCTGCAGTTGTTGAATCAAATTGTTTGCGAACTGCCACCAGAGCACCCTTTATCTAGTGTTAGGCCTTTACGTGAACCTCTTGGACACACCCCACTTCAGGTACGTGACAGATGCATTATATTACTGCAGTTTTATTTGATGAACAGTTTCTTTCTATGTGTTATTAGTGCTGTTATGCAATTTTTTTCCCTATTTGCTTTATGCTGGGCTATATTTGTACCCTTGTCAAAGAAATGAGCAATTACAGGCAGTAAATGAGTAATGCTGACAATAGCAATCAAGTTGTAATATAGATATATTATGATAAATATTGAAATTCTGTTTAGTGTTTGAACTTCTTTTGTATGCATTATTCTTGCCATTAGTACACTGATTTTTGCATAGCTTTGTGTAAACATGCTTGGTTCAAGTTCACTCTGTTTGCTTATCTTATACAGAGAGTGCAATAGTAAGATTGAAGGAGTAATTTTTATAAAAGCTGAAAATTGCTCGAAAAGAAAATACTTAATTCGATCCATAAACTTCTTCTTAGATTTTAggattcattatgaatttttgcACTTGCATTTTTCAAATCTCTATATCAAAAATGCTGTTTCTTTTTAGGGGGTTACACCCAACTACTTTCTTCTCATGGAAGAAGCACTCATACGGTCATCACCAATCTGGAAAATGTTGTTTAAAGAAGGGAATATTTAAGCATCATATCCTATATATTCTATATCATCTCATGCAACTGTTTATTTGCTTATAATTTTGTCATTATCAAGAATTGCTGCTTCCTATTCCGCATGTAAGTTAGCTTTGCTCCACACTTTCATTTCAATGAAATTATAGGCCAACTTACAGCCTCACATGCTTTAGAGCATGTTAAATTCCATTGCGTATAATATAACTAAGGTAAAATACAAAGTGTTGGTGAAGATGGTAAGGACATAAATTAAAACATGAAGCATCACAATTTGTAGCTGAAATGAAACAGAGGTTTCAATGAATGCTGATACCAAAAATCCCTAGTTCATGTTAATCCAACACTGATGGAAACCAATTAAAATCTTCTTTATAATTTATTGGTTTGCTTATCTTGGGATTTAGACAAGATTTATTAAATTATGACAGTTGCAACTGAATAAAAGACACCTTCTTAAACGTAgttttcatataaaatatatactgTAATCTAATTTTCAATTTCCATATTATTTAGTTAAATGGCAATATGACTTTAACATATGAGAAAAAAATACCTAACTTTAGATGCTGTATAGGTTGCATTCAAAATGATGATGAGGAAATATATGATGCATTAACCACTGAAAACTTATGCACTATAGGATGGTTGTCAAGGAGGAGGGAATGTTGGTTGGGGGAGGGTGCATACAGAGATCTGTCAGTATGGGAGATGAGTAGGGTACCTGAAAAGAGGATATGTGAGATGATATATCTCAAAGTTTTGTGACATGAAGTTTGTTCAGATAAAAAAGGGTTTTCTAgttaaagataaaatttaaaacaAACACATGGGAAACAGAAACTTGAGAGCATGGCAAGTTAGTTTAGATGGGATCATAGGTATTACTTGTGGGGGGGGGgtgttggagagagagagagagagagaggcagtgATCTTCAATCACATAAGTATCCCTGTATAATTTAGAttgtatattaattttttttactaaaaaataagGGAAATTTGGACAATATGTTTGATAGATGGAATTTTTGTGGCAGATTTCTCTCATTAGTAATCCAGTATAGATAACTGTATCTTGAAATGTATATATTCTAATGTTAATTGATATTACCTATACCACTATGGgtttgaaaagaaaagaatagatgGGAGGAAGAGGAGCAACTTGAGGGAGACAAACAGAGGAGAAGATAAGCAAGGAGAGACGTGAGAGAGTTATATTTAGGAAAACAATCTTGCAAGGACCAGTCCTCAGTCCATGCAGTAACAAATTTACTGAAGTGAAGAGGCTGGCCGCTACCTGGGGAAAAAGAATAAAATGTTCAGAGTAACTAGTCGGTTATGGTCATTACATGTATGGGCCTATTTAAAGTATATCACTACCAATCATGGTTGGTTATGATTATTACAAGTATTGTCCTCAATCCCTGCAGCAACAAGTTTATGCCGGCTACTAATTAGTGCAAGAAAGGAATAAAATGTTCTTGATAAGCATTGGTTTATCTATTACAATTATGGCTCAATTAAAGGCCCAATAATACATCAAACAAATAAAATATGGCCCATTGGCAAAAAATACAGCTCAATATTGGTCTATCTATATTATGTTATTAAATGAGAAAAGACTATGCTATCTTAGTTCCTTTCTTCATGAATATGTGGGAAAAAAATGATTAAGAAGTTAGATATATCACCCACGTGTGTCTCTGTCTCTTATCTGGATGGTTTCTCGGAAACATCTTGAATCAATTGGACTAtacttaaaaaagaaaaatggaaatCTACCCATCTCTCAGCCACATCCCCAACCCATTAGactatttttaaaagttaaaaacaaacaaaaacagCAATACTCTTTTTCTAATCCATGTGTTTTATCTGTCTTGCCCCCCGATATCccgaattttttattaatttatttttaacttGCATTTTACATGTCCAGCTGCTagtttcaagaaaaaattaatcaaaaaatagtCATCATCCTCCTTTCAAGTGGTCTCTCTTTGAATTCTTTCATTGATGTCCTTGAGGTGACAGCTTAAATCAATACAAAGTGGCTTATTTAAACTAAAATTGTATGCCTTCACAATGCTAACTGAGTAGCACAAAAAGCTACCAGCAAGTCTACGTGAATTCCTCAGAATTTCAAACTTACAAATCCACTGTACTTCTGTGTTTAAATTCATTTTTCTATAGGTGATTGTTCCACATATCTTGGAAATTCTTATCATGAGACCATAGGAATCAAGAACTATGAGCAAATTTGTCCCTAATAGAAATGCCATTGGTTTCTTGTTTGGAGATATCTATTACCATGCAAGGCATCAACCATAGCCGGCAAGTACTTCTAACCAAACAATCAAACCTTTTGCCTCCTGCCTAATAAGGAAGCAGGCAAATTCACCAAGCATAATTTTTTAACTTCatatcctcctttttttttttcctctttgtttACAAATTGAGATTTATGGATGAAAACACAACCAAGATATTTGTGAATTTTAGGGTACATCATGTCCATGAGATTTTAGACCTTTCTAGTTAAGCTCTTATCTGGTAGATTCTTTCAAAACCTAACCTCTTTTTACATTATTCGTTGGAGCCTGAAGAAAATGCATGAATATTGTCCTTGCTGATAGTGTGAACAGTGGATTTGAAACTAGGTGATAGCCTCAATATAATGTGGTGATTGTAATTGCTCTGCAATTCATGCCCTTAGCCTATTGCAAGCTTTCTAAGATGTATAAGCACCATTTCAAGTATCTAACCTGTCCAATGTTTTGCACAGGTCTGTGCAGGTGCTGTGTTGGGCTGCTTTGTATCATACCTTATGAGATATTCAGGATGAGAAGAAAATTGACCTTGTCTGCAATAATTGGTTCTAATGGAAATGGGGGTCAATTACATAACTGAAATCAATCTTTGCTTACCAACAAGTTATACTTCCCTCGTTAATATTAGCGTTGTATGGACATGGATTCTTGATGATCTCCTGAATCTGTCCGGTAAAATAAGCTTTTGCACTTGTGTTATAGATGGTAAAACTCTTTGAGACTCTTGGCAAAAATTTAAGCACAGAACCGCCAAATGATGAAAGATAGTACAATATTTGTGCTGAccctttttttctaaatatttggtGCTAACCTTTGTTTGGTGGTGACTATTACAGAGTGCAACTTCTGTGGGTTGGATGAGTTTAAATGTCAATTATTTGCTCCCAGCCAGACAAGCTGTTTTGCCACTTAACCATCCAACCCTACTGAGAAACATTGGACCCAACTACTACTGTGCATTTTGAACCCATATTGTTTTGATTGGGTTAGTCCACGATGGATTCTGTCCTATCTTAAtaggacctttttttttttaatcacaagATTTTACTGCAGATGATATTTTAGGTTAACATTGTATTTTGCCTGGAATCCTATTATAAAGCTACAGCGAGTTTTCCATGGTTTTAAATTGGGTTGGGTGGCTTGATCTTTGAATTGGAAAGCAACCCAATTCGAAATCTTGTAACCCTAAATCAGAGGTTGGGTCAAAACAGGTTCCAGTAGAATCCCAGCATGAGTTGTTTTTTAATGCCAGACCTATGGCTAAAATGTATTATATTGAAAGTTGCCCCTAGAGGCTTATACGCAACTAAAGCTCGCATTCCACTTTGCGAGATGTCAGTGATTTAGACACTTCTAAATTAAAACCTCTTAGGGATCTTGGATTCATGATAGGCATGCAAAGGACCAATGGTGGGTTTATATTCTGAAACTTCTGCTTAATCTACTGTCTATGGATATATTTTCCATGAATCTAGACCTCTGCATGTATGCAAGTACAGTCGATGGCTTATCCTTTTTTAGATGTTTTATGTTCTATAGCATCAAGTTGCtcgtcttaaaatttttttagtttaaCAAAAACGTGGTGATCCAAATGCATGGCAAAGAGGGATTTCGGTGAGCTTTATCCAGGCAAAATCTAATCCATGATTTTCAGTAGGTCTATTTTCGGACGATCCTGTCTGAAACAAGAAGAAAATTATCATCCAAGTATTTCCTCCGTCTGCTCTCTCTCAATTGTCCTCCTATGGTTGTTGCAGTGTTTGGGCAAGAGTTGCTGGGAATCGCTGGCATTACCATAGATGGTTATCATCCTCCATTTCCTTTTGGCAATCTAGCAACTTGCCCAACCCTTCTGTATGCTTTAGGGAATTGGCTGCCTAAGGACGACGATTTGGTTTAAGCTAGAGGAAGTTAGGATTAAGAGGACATGATTACAGACATACTAGTATTAACAGATCATCCTATAAGTAATGCCATGAGATGCGGGTTTTGTGCAAACAAAATGTTCTTGCTGGACGTTAAAGAAGGGGATTGGTGTAACTCATTTGATACGATGCTGAGACAAGGAAGAGGTTGAATGTTAGAgctgagaaaccttttctcgtgcaCTTAACAAACGCCTCAAAGCAATTTCCCTCATTTTCCGGACACTGCCCAATCAACATTTATACCCACATTATAATAgtgttaaataaaaattaatgtatTACTCCACCTGAAATACCTCATCTTAGCCAGTTACGGCCGCATACATTTGGCGACACCCTACCAACAGTCCCTAAAACAGATACTTTCGATGTAAAAGTAAAAGGTTCTCATGATATATCCAGCTGCACAGCGACAAATAAAAGTAGGAAATAAGGAGCAAAAGTTTGATGTGTTCAACCTCGAAATAGGAGTGAACACGAATAAAAAACAGGAAAGGCTGCAAATTTTTGTGGATAAAGATGTGCAGCCCGGCAGCATTCCACTGGTGCATTCCCGCATGTTTGTGAGACCTGGGAATGCAAGTGGGAGAAAAGGGAGATGCCGCGATATCCCGTCCGATGATCCTACAGCGACGTTAAAGCCACGGATTGATGCAGCGGCATGGACTTTTAGCCGAACTTGCTCGGTCCTGGCaccaaagaagaaataaaagaagatGCTGGACTCTGGAGGAACCAACGGCTGATCTCCTCGCTGTCCCTTGCCGTCCATCAGCTGGCCCCTGtactacaaaaaaataaaaggtcCAGGAACATTCTGTTAGCAGTGTTATTAAAATTGtatctaataaaaataaataaaattatttgttatcatttttattgaataatttttaggtatattttttttcattccaatAAATATTTATAGGAATGTTATCATATTTTTAGGTAAAGCAATTACGGAGCGTTAgaaaggatttttatttttttgaaaaacaggTGTGTGATTATGACGTGCGATCATGggagatcagatttttttttttttttttcattttctgttGCATGGGATGAAATGGTAAAACTATTCAAGTGTAAAGTTTGATATATACTAattattttcaattcaaaatatatagaACGTCCTTAAACTAGAAGGTCTGAGAAAAACAGGTGAACTTCCACGtaccaaaaagaaaaatatctGTGATAGAAAGTGTCTCTTTTCAATTATCATCTTTAAAATATCCAGTTATTTTCTGTTCTGTCATAATGGTTATATGGTGGGTGTTCTACATAGTTTTGAATaataatcatatatatttttaaataataattgcaAGGCAACTCAAACCAAGTTCATCCTTGCTAACTAGAAGTGGCTAAGCGATGGGTAATATTAGATCAAAAAAACTTGGCATAAAAATTGCAACTCGCATAATTATTTGGGATGCATGACACCACCATCCTCATAGTTCAATCCTTAGAAATCCTTGGTTATACTGCATTTTAAActccataaaaatatataataacacATGCAAGTACAGCATTCCACAGGTAATACACATTATTTTACTAAATGTGCATGGTCAAAGATATTTTGACTGTCAAGCAGGCAATGCATCAACTTGACATTCTTTCTTATCTAAATGGATTTGTTCTTATTACGTGGTCTGTTTGCCTCGATTTGGTGTTAtaccaaatcaatattttaatcaAGTTTCTGATTTGTTACTTGAATTCATTGATCTATAATTGTATTGTCATTATTTGCTTCCTTTGCCGTATCATTTTAGCTTTCATTATCACAATAATTATGCACTATTTTTGCCACCATAATCCTTACCTTTGCTATTCTTATTCTGCTATTTCTAATTCCATTATAATCTTTACAAAACTGGGCCGTGCATCCCTATCTTATTTCTAATATTTATCAATACTTGACATTTTACATAGATAATGGCATCTAATAAGAGTTGGATACAAATACG
Protein-coding regions in this window:
- the LOC105044952 gene encoding uncharacterized protein, giving the protein MNEVLTAADVASSSRTPPSSTSSLASNLPLVSAFVAFSLAQFLKLFTTWFKEKRWDSRRLLGSGGMPSSHSATVAALAVAVGLQEGTGSSSFALAVILASIVMYDASGIRLHAGRQAELLNQIVCELPPEHPLSSVRPLREPLGHTPLQVCAGAVLGCFVSYLMRYSG